In Vanessa cardui chromosome 8, ilVanCard2.1, whole genome shotgun sequence, the following are encoded in one genomic region:
- the LOC124532088 gene encoding protein borderless, with the protein MGGLGLRAWSLQFVALTTLVHVYGSLLPLETERLRASVGGYAVMNCHLDFPFGNEIPYHLQWDKDGETIFSWYSGEGEPQVADRWGGRVRRVGGHGLGGGSVNVSAVRETDAGLYRCRVTFPNRTPPARNNGTFYYLDVDGGNLIVTPPMNVTVLEGERAELECLPKSPEWVVQWYREGMPLEALPELALRSELAINGSLILRHTISTDLGEYECRISAPDGQMQSASGFLDVQYKAKVVYSPKERFLPYGKSASLDCHFSANPPLTNLRWEKDGFLFDPYNVLGVFYSRNGSLLFNRVDESHEGLYSCTPYNSLGSEGPSAGVRVRVQRPPALAARPQPLYLVRLGATVNLPCTVSTEPYYALPSIRWAKKDGSELPEGRYSLMEGNLTINDVQEEDRGVYICTVSNEADELAVETELLIENVPPRAPYNLTALASFESIHLSWVPGHNGVDVEYNVWYRERSESEWRTMKILSRGVTDATLVGLRPATEYELRVLSQDYIGDGLFSKPIFVRTLDQELREDESETIFVAAVTESATSTGVFIGTSGAVAGEGGPGELAVNVRLIEEGALVRWSREPSESARCTLRWYDAGEPMHRLLATVSTLQDYVLVSEVEEGASYWARVQCANAQGGAALHVPEYTRLRGVAVGSAAAALLLAALAAALCLARRRLRPHSHDKRTR; encoded by the exons GGCGAAACTATCTTCTCTTGGTACAGCGGCGAAGGAGAGCCGCAAGTGGCAGACCGATGGGGGGGACGAGTGCGGCGCGTGGGCGGGCACGGGCTCGGCGGGGGCTCCGTCAACGTGAGTGCGGTGCGCGAGACCGACGCCGGTCTTTACCGATGCCGCGTCACCTTCCCTAATCGCACTCCACCTGCGCGCAACAACGGCACGTTCTATTACTTAGACGTCGACG GTGgtaatttaattgttacaccGCCAATGAACGTGACCGTTCTCGAAGGAGAGCGTGCTGAGCTTGAATGTCTTCCCAAGAGTCCCGAATGGGTCGTGCAGTGGTATCGCGAGGGAATGCCTCTTGAAGCTTTGCCTGAGCTAGCTCTGCGTTCGGAATTAGCGATCAATGGTAGCTTAATTCTTCGGCATACAATCAGCACAGACCTGGGCGAGTACGAATGTCGTATCAGCGCTCCTGATGGTCAAATGCAGAGCGCTAGCGGATTCCTGGATGTACAGT ATAAAGCAAAAGTTGTTTATTCACCGAAAGAAAGGTTCTTACCATATGGAAAATCAGCTAGTCTTGACTGTCACTTCAGCGCTAATCCCCCATTGACGAATTTGCGCTGGGAAAAGGATGGATTTTTATTTGACCCGTACAATGTACTCGGCGTTTTTTATAGCCGAAATGGAAGTCTACTTTTTAATCGC GTTGACGAATCTCATGAAGGGCTATATTCTTGTACGCCGTATAACTCGTTAGGGTCTGAGGGTCCTTCGGCTGGTGTTCGGGTACGCGTGCAAAGGCCACCAGCTCTAGCAGCGCGCCCTCAACCCTTGTATCTTGTAAGGCTCGGGGCTACAGTGAATCTGCCTTGCACGGTATCCACAGAGCCATATTACGCGTTGCCGTCCATCCGTTGGGCAAAG aaaGATGGCAGTGAGCTACCTGAAGGAAGATACTCATTAATGGAAGGGAATTTAACTATCAATGACGTGCAAGAAGAAGATCGTggtgtatacatatgtacggTGAGCAACGAGGCAGACGAGCTCGCTGTGGAGACTGAACTCCTGATCGAGAACGTGCCCCCTCGAGCCCCTTACAACCTCACAGCTCTGGCTTCCTTTGAATCTATACATCTCTCTTGGGTGCCag GTCACAATGGTGTCGATGTGGAGTACAACGTATGGTACCGCGAGCGGTCTGAAAGCGAATGGCGAACCATGAAGATCCTTTCCCGTGGCGTCACCGATGCCACTCTGGTGGGGCTGCGCCCCGCAACCGAATACGAGCTACGTGTTCTGTCACAAGACTACATCGGCGACGGGCTTTTTAGCAAACCGATTTTCGTGCGAACGCTag ATCAAGAACTACGGGAGGACGAAAGCGAAACCATATTTGTCGCGGCGGTCACAGAAAGCGCGACCAGTACGGGCGTATTTATCGGAACCAGTGGCGCTGTGGCTGGCGAAGGCGGGCCAGGGGAGCTGGCCGTGAATGTGCGTCTTATCGAGGAAGGCGCCCTCGTGCGGTGGAGTCGCGAACCTAGTGAAAGCGCACGTTGCACGTTGCGCTGGTACGACGCTGGCGAGCCCATGCATCGTCTCCTCGCCACTGTCAGCACGCTACAGGATTATGTTCTCG TGAGTGAAGTGGAGGAGGGTGCGAGTTACTGGGCTCGCGTGCAGTGCGCGAACGCTCAGGGCGGCGCGGCGCTGCACGTGCCGGAGTACACGCGGCTGCGCGGCGTGGCGGTGGgctcggcggcggcggcgctgcTACTGGCCGCGCTCGCCGCCGCGCTGTGCCTCGCGCGCCGACGCCTGCGACCGCACTCGCACGACAAGCGAACGCGCTGA